The Coregonus clupeaformis isolate EN_2021a chromosome 26, ASM2061545v1, whole genome shotgun sequence genome window below encodes:
- the LOC121540148 gene encoding exocyst complex component 1 isoform X1: MTAIKHALQRDIFTPNDERLLSIVNVCKAGKKKKNCFLCATVTTERPVQVRVVKVKKSDKGDFYKRQMAWELRDLAEVDAKDASKENPEFDLHFEKVYRWVASSTAEKNSFISCIWKLNQRYLRKKVEFVNVSAQLLEELPKAEESVPSGESQSVAGGDEDALDDYQELNAREEQDIEGMMEVCEYAISNAEAFAEKLSRELQVLDGANIQSIMASEKQVNILMQLLDEALSEVDTIEGKLSSYEEMLQSVKEQMDQISQSNRLIQISNTNNGKLLDEIQFLVNYMDLSKGHIRALQDGDLSSPKGIEACINASEALLQCMNVALRPGHEKLMAVKQQQHLFTELRDTFARRLTNHLNNVFVHQFNHFSHFKMTIPQFYRSSCMSLPGHDQSSTLSQHTAELTLPKHSPLHRDLLRYAKLMEWLKNTQREKYDGLSRTYVDYMTRLYEREIKDFFEVAKIKMAGTTKEGKGNKFATLPRKESALKQETESLHGSSGKLTGSTSSLNKLAVQGSNSRRSQSSSLLDMGNMSASDLDVADRTKFDKIFEQVLSELEPLCLAEQDFISKFFKLQQHPTLAQGEMEESDGGVSSRQPPPGEHRHSMSLTEKDMVRLMMNKIFQSIETELNSLIALGDKIDSFHSLYMLVKMSHHVWTAQNVDPASYLSTTLGNVLVTVKRNFDKCISGQIRQMEEVKISKKSKVGILPFVTGFEEFAELAETIFRNAERRGDLDKAYVKLIRAVFMNVEKVANESQKTPRDVVMMENFHHIFSTQSRLKISCLETERREAKHKYTDHLQSYVINSLGQPLEKLNHFFEGVEARVAQGVREEEVSYQLAFNKQELRKVIKEYPGKEVKKGLDNLYKKVDKHLCEEESLLQVVWHSMQDEFIRQYKHFEGLIGRCYPGSGITMEFTIGDMLEYFSSIAQSH, from the exons ATGACAGCCATCAAGCACGCCCTACAGAGGGACATCTTTACGCCCAATGATGAGCGTCTCCTCAGCATCGTCAACGTCTGCAAGGCAGGGAAAAAGAAGAAGAACTGCTTCCTGTGTGCCACGG TCACCACAGAGAGGCCGGTGCAGGTGAGAGTGGTAAAAGTGAAGAAGTCAGACAAAGGGGATTTCTACAAACGGCAGATGGCCTGGGAACTGAGGGATCTGGCTGAAGTGGATGCAAAAGATGCCAGCAAG GAGAACCCGGAGTTTGACCTCCATTTTGAGAAGGTGTATCGATGGGTGGCCAGCAGCACAGCTGAGAAGAATTCCTTCATCTCCTGCATTTGGAAGCTGAACCAGCGTTACCTACGGAAGAAGGTGGAGTTTGTGAATGTCAGTGCCCAGCTGCTGGAAG AGCTTCCTAAAGCGGAAG AGTCAGTCCCCAGTGGTGAGAGCCAGAGTGTTGCCGGAGGCGATGAGGATGCTCTGGATGACTACCAAGAGCTGAATGCCCGTGAGGAGCAAGACATTGAAGGCATGATGGAGGTGTGCGAGTATGCCATCTCTAATGCAGAGGCCTTCGCTGAGAAACTCTCCAGGGAGCTACAGGTTCTGGATGGG GCCAACATCCAGTCCATCATGGCATCTGAGAAGCAGGTGAACATCCTGATGCAGCTGCTTGACGAGGCTCTTTCGGAGGTGGACACCATTGAGGGCAAGCTGAGCAGCTATGAGGAGATGCTGCAGAGCGTCAAGGAGCAGATGGACCAGATCTCCCAGAGCAACCGCCTCATCCAGATCAGCAACACCAACAACGGCAAGCTGCTGGACGAGATCCAGTTTCTGGTG AATTATATGGACCTGTCGAAGGGACACATCAGGGCCCTGCAGGATGGAGACTTGTCCTCCCCCAAAGGCATCGAGGCCTGTATCAACGCCTCTGAGGCACTACTGCAGTGCATGAACGTGGCACTCAGACCAGGTCATGAGAAACTGATGGCTGTGAAACAGCAGCAGCACCTGTTCACTGAGCTCAGAGATACCTTCGCCCGGCGCCTCACCAACCACCTCAACAACGTGTTCGTCCACCAG TTCAACCACTTCAGTCACTTCAAAATGACCATCCCTCAGTTCTATAGGTCCTCCTGTATGTCGCTTCCA GGCCATGACCAGAGCTCCACGCTTTCCCAGCACACGGCAGAGCTGACCCTGCCTAAACACAGCCCACTGCACAGGGACCTGCTGAGATACGCCAAGCTCATGGAGTGGCTCAAGAACACCCAGAGAGAGAAGTACGACGGCCTGTCTAGG ACCTATGTTGATTACATGACCAGATTATATGAACGAGAAATCAAAGATTTCTTTGAGGTGGCGAAGATCAAAATGGCGGGCACAACCAAGGAGGGGAAGGGAAATAAATTTG CCACGCTTCCACGGAAAGAGAGTGCTCTCAAACAGGAAACGGAAA GCCTGCATGGCAGCTCTGGGAAGCTGACGGGCTCCACCTCCAGTCTGAATAAGCTGGCAGTGCAGGGCTCCAACAGCAGGCGCTCCCAGTCCTCCTCTCTGCTGGACATGGGCAACATGTCTGCCTCAGACCTGGATGTGGCCGACAGGACAAAGTTTGACAAG ATCTTTGAGCAGGTTCTTAGTGAGCTGGAGCCTCTCTGTCTAGCAGAACAAGACTTCATCAGCAAGTTCTTCAAGCTACAGCAGCACCCCACCCTGGCTCAG GGAGAAATGGAGGAGTCGGATGGAGGGGTGTCCTCCAGACAGCCCCCTCCAGGGGAACACAGACACTCCATGTCATTGACTGA GAAGGACATGGTGCGATTGATGATGAACAAGATCTTCCAGAGCATTGAGACGGAACTCAACAGCCTCATCGCCCTGGGAGACAAGATTGACAGCTTCCACTCCCTGTACATGCTGGTGAAGATGAGTCACCACGTGTGGACGGCCCAGAACGTGGACCCCGCTTCCTACCTCAGCACCACCCTCGGCAATGTGCTGGTCACCGTCAAGAGAAACTTTGACAAGTGCATT TCTGGTCAGATCAGACAGATGGAGGAGGTGAAGATCTCTAAGAAGAGCAAGGTGGGCATCCTGCCCTTTGTCACTGGGTTCGAGGAGTTTGCTGAGCTGGCTGAAACCATCTTCCGTAATGCAGAGCGCAGAGGGGATCTGGACAAAGCATATGTCAAGCTTATCAGAGCCGTCTTTATGAATG TGGAGAAAGTGGCCAATGAGAGTCAGAAGACGCCCCGGGACGTGGTGATGATGGAGAACTTCCACCACATCTTCTCCACACAGTCCCGCCTGAAGATCTCATGCCTTGAGACAGAGAGGCGAGAGGCCAAACACAAGTACACAGACCACCTGCAGTCCTACGTCATCAACTCCCTGGGCCAGCCCCTGGAGAAACTCAAT CACTTCTTTGAGGGAGTGGAGGCGCGTGTGGCCCAGGGGGTGCGTGAGGAGGAGGTCAGCTACCAGCTGGCTTTCAATAAACAGGAGCTGCGTAAAGTTATCAAGGAGTACCCTGGCAAGGAGGTGAAGAAGGGCCTGGACAACCTGTACAAGAAGGTGGATAAGCACTTGTGTGAGGAGGAGAGCCTGTTACAG GTGGTGTGGCACTCCATGCAGGATGAGTTCATCCGTCAGTACAAACACTTTGAAGGCTTGATTGGCCGTTGCTACCCTGGGTCTGGAATCACCATGGAGTTTACCATTGGAGACATGTTGGAGTACTTCTCAAGCATTGCCCAGTCCCATTAA
- the LOC121540148 gene encoding exocyst complex component 1 isoform X2, giving the protein MTAIKHALQRDIFTPNDERLLSIVNVCKAGKKKKNCFLCATVTTERPVQVRVVKVKKSDKGDFYKRQMAWELRDLAEVDAKDASKENPEFDLHFEKVYRWVASSTAEKNSFISCIWKLNQRYLRKKVEFVNVSAQLLEESVPSGESQSVAGGDEDALDDYQELNAREEQDIEGMMEVCEYAISNAEAFAEKLSRELQVLDGANIQSIMASEKQVNILMQLLDEALSEVDTIEGKLSSYEEMLQSVKEQMDQISQSNRLIQISNTNNGKLLDEIQFLVNYMDLSKGHIRALQDGDLSSPKGIEACINASEALLQCMNVALRPGHEKLMAVKQQQHLFTELRDTFARRLTNHLNNVFVHQFNHFSHFKMTIPQFYRSSCMSLPGHDQSSTLSQHTAELTLPKHSPLHRDLLRYAKLMEWLKNTQREKYDGLSRTYVDYMTRLYEREIKDFFEVAKIKMAGTTKEGKGNKFATLPRKESALKQETESLHGSSGKLTGSTSSLNKLAVQGSNSRRSQSSSLLDMGNMSASDLDVADRTKFDKIFEQVLSELEPLCLAEQDFISKFFKLQQHPTLAQGEMEESDGGVSSRQPPPGEHRHSMSLTEKDMVRLMMNKIFQSIETELNSLIALGDKIDSFHSLYMLVKMSHHVWTAQNVDPASYLSTTLGNVLVTVKRNFDKCISGQIRQMEEVKISKKSKVGILPFVTGFEEFAELAETIFRNAERRGDLDKAYVKLIRAVFMNVEKVANESQKTPRDVVMMENFHHIFSTQSRLKISCLETERREAKHKYTDHLQSYVINSLGQPLEKLNHFFEGVEARVAQGVREEEVSYQLAFNKQELRKVIKEYPGKEVKKGLDNLYKKVDKHLCEEESLLQVVWHSMQDEFIRQYKHFEGLIGRCYPGSGITMEFTIGDMLEYFSSIAQSH; this is encoded by the exons ATGACAGCCATCAAGCACGCCCTACAGAGGGACATCTTTACGCCCAATGATGAGCGTCTCCTCAGCATCGTCAACGTCTGCAAGGCAGGGAAAAAGAAGAAGAACTGCTTCCTGTGTGCCACGG TCACCACAGAGAGGCCGGTGCAGGTGAGAGTGGTAAAAGTGAAGAAGTCAGACAAAGGGGATTTCTACAAACGGCAGATGGCCTGGGAACTGAGGGATCTGGCTGAAGTGGATGCAAAAGATGCCAGCAAG GAGAACCCGGAGTTTGACCTCCATTTTGAGAAGGTGTATCGATGGGTGGCCAGCAGCACAGCTGAGAAGAATTCCTTCATCTCCTGCATTTGGAAGCTGAACCAGCGTTACCTACGGAAGAAGGTGGAGTTTGTGAATGTCAGTGCCCAGCTGCTGGAAG AGTCAGTCCCCAGTGGTGAGAGCCAGAGTGTTGCCGGAGGCGATGAGGATGCTCTGGATGACTACCAAGAGCTGAATGCCCGTGAGGAGCAAGACATTGAAGGCATGATGGAGGTGTGCGAGTATGCCATCTCTAATGCAGAGGCCTTCGCTGAGAAACTCTCCAGGGAGCTACAGGTTCTGGATGGG GCCAACATCCAGTCCATCATGGCATCTGAGAAGCAGGTGAACATCCTGATGCAGCTGCTTGACGAGGCTCTTTCGGAGGTGGACACCATTGAGGGCAAGCTGAGCAGCTATGAGGAGATGCTGCAGAGCGTCAAGGAGCAGATGGACCAGATCTCCCAGAGCAACCGCCTCATCCAGATCAGCAACACCAACAACGGCAAGCTGCTGGACGAGATCCAGTTTCTGGTG AATTATATGGACCTGTCGAAGGGACACATCAGGGCCCTGCAGGATGGAGACTTGTCCTCCCCCAAAGGCATCGAGGCCTGTATCAACGCCTCTGAGGCACTACTGCAGTGCATGAACGTGGCACTCAGACCAGGTCATGAGAAACTGATGGCTGTGAAACAGCAGCAGCACCTGTTCACTGAGCTCAGAGATACCTTCGCCCGGCGCCTCACCAACCACCTCAACAACGTGTTCGTCCACCAG TTCAACCACTTCAGTCACTTCAAAATGACCATCCCTCAGTTCTATAGGTCCTCCTGTATGTCGCTTCCA GGCCATGACCAGAGCTCCACGCTTTCCCAGCACACGGCAGAGCTGACCCTGCCTAAACACAGCCCACTGCACAGGGACCTGCTGAGATACGCCAAGCTCATGGAGTGGCTCAAGAACACCCAGAGAGAGAAGTACGACGGCCTGTCTAGG ACCTATGTTGATTACATGACCAGATTATATGAACGAGAAATCAAAGATTTCTTTGAGGTGGCGAAGATCAAAATGGCGGGCACAACCAAGGAGGGGAAGGGAAATAAATTTG CCACGCTTCCACGGAAAGAGAGTGCTCTCAAACAGGAAACGGAAA GCCTGCATGGCAGCTCTGGGAAGCTGACGGGCTCCACCTCCAGTCTGAATAAGCTGGCAGTGCAGGGCTCCAACAGCAGGCGCTCCCAGTCCTCCTCTCTGCTGGACATGGGCAACATGTCTGCCTCAGACCTGGATGTGGCCGACAGGACAAAGTTTGACAAG ATCTTTGAGCAGGTTCTTAGTGAGCTGGAGCCTCTCTGTCTAGCAGAACAAGACTTCATCAGCAAGTTCTTCAAGCTACAGCAGCACCCCACCCTGGCTCAG GGAGAAATGGAGGAGTCGGATGGAGGGGTGTCCTCCAGACAGCCCCCTCCAGGGGAACACAGACACTCCATGTCATTGACTGA GAAGGACATGGTGCGATTGATGATGAACAAGATCTTCCAGAGCATTGAGACGGAACTCAACAGCCTCATCGCCCTGGGAGACAAGATTGACAGCTTCCACTCCCTGTACATGCTGGTGAAGATGAGTCACCACGTGTGGACGGCCCAGAACGTGGACCCCGCTTCCTACCTCAGCACCACCCTCGGCAATGTGCTGGTCACCGTCAAGAGAAACTTTGACAAGTGCATT TCTGGTCAGATCAGACAGATGGAGGAGGTGAAGATCTCTAAGAAGAGCAAGGTGGGCATCCTGCCCTTTGTCACTGGGTTCGAGGAGTTTGCTGAGCTGGCTGAAACCATCTTCCGTAATGCAGAGCGCAGAGGGGATCTGGACAAAGCATATGTCAAGCTTATCAGAGCCGTCTTTATGAATG TGGAGAAAGTGGCCAATGAGAGTCAGAAGACGCCCCGGGACGTGGTGATGATGGAGAACTTCCACCACATCTTCTCCACACAGTCCCGCCTGAAGATCTCATGCCTTGAGACAGAGAGGCGAGAGGCCAAACACAAGTACACAGACCACCTGCAGTCCTACGTCATCAACTCCCTGGGCCAGCCCCTGGAGAAACTCAAT CACTTCTTTGAGGGAGTGGAGGCGCGTGTGGCCCAGGGGGTGCGTGAGGAGGAGGTCAGCTACCAGCTGGCTTTCAATAAACAGGAGCTGCGTAAAGTTATCAAGGAGTACCCTGGCAAGGAGGTGAAGAAGGGCCTGGACAACCTGTACAAGAAGGTGGATAAGCACTTGTGTGAGGAGGAGAGCCTGTTACAG GTGGTGTGGCACTCCATGCAGGATGAGTTCATCCGTCAGTACAAACACTTTGAAGGCTTGATTGGCCGTTGCTACCCTGGGTCTGGAATCACCATGGAGTTTACCATTGGAGACATGTTGGAGTACTTCTCAAGCATTGCCCAGTCCCATTAA
- the LOC121540148 gene encoding exocyst complex component 1 isoform X6, with protein MTAIKHALQRDIFTPNDERLLSIVNVCKAGKKKKNCFLCATVTTERPVQVRVVKVKKSDKGDFYKRQMAWELRDLAEVDAKDASKENPEFDLHFEKVYRWVASSTAEKNSFISCIWKLNQRYLRKKVEFVNVSAQLLEESVPSGESQSVAGGDEDALDDYQELNAREEQDIEGMMEVCEYAISNAEAFAEKLSRELQVLDGANIQSIMASEKQVNILMQLLDEALSEVDTIEGKLSSYEEMLQSVKEQMDQISQSNRLIQISNTNNGKLLDEIQFLVNYMDLSKGHIRALQDGDLSSPKGIEACINASEALLQCMNVALRPGHEKLMAVKQQQHLFTELRDTFARRLTNHLNNVFVHQGHDQSSTLSQHTAELTLPKHSPLHRDLLRYAKLMEWLKNTQREKYDGLSRTYVDYMTRLYEREIKDFFEVAKIKMAGTTKEGKGNKFGLHGSSGKLTGSTSSLNKLAVQGSNSRRSQSSSLLDMGNMSASDLDVADRTKFDKIFEQVLSELEPLCLAEQDFISKFFKLQQHPTLAQGEMEESDGGVSSRQPPPGEHRHSMSLTEKDMVRLMMNKIFQSIETELNSLIALGDKIDSFHSLYMLVKMSHHVWTAQNVDPASYLSTTLGNVLVTVKRNFDKCISGQIRQMEEVKISKKSKVGILPFVTGFEEFAELAETIFRNAERRGDLDKAYVKLIRAVFMNVEKVANESQKTPRDVVMMENFHHIFSTQSRLKISCLETERREAKHKYTDHLQSYVINSLGQPLEKLNHFFEGVEARVAQGVREEEVSYQLAFNKQELRKVIKEYPGKEVKKGLDNLYKKVDKHLCEEESLLQVVWHSMQDEFIRQYKHFEGLIGRCYPGSGITMEFTIGDMLEYFSSIAQSH; from the exons ATGACAGCCATCAAGCACGCCCTACAGAGGGACATCTTTACGCCCAATGATGAGCGTCTCCTCAGCATCGTCAACGTCTGCAAGGCAGGGAAAAAGAAGAAGAACTGCTTCCTGTGTGCCACGG TCACCACAGAGAGGCCGGTGCAGGTGAGAGTGGTAAAAGTGAAGAAGTCAGACAAAGGGGATTTCTACAAACGGCAGATGGCCTGGGAACTGAGGGATCTGGCTGAAGTGGATGCAAAAGATGCCAGCAAG GAGAACCCGGAGTTTGACCTCCATTTTGAGAAGGTGTATCGATGGGTGGCCAGCAGCACAGCTGAGAAGAATTCCTTCATCTCCTGCATTTGGAAGCTGAACCAGCGTTACCTACGGAAGAAGGTGGAGTTTGTGAATGTCAGTGCCCAGCTGCTGGAAG AGTCAGTCCCCAGTGGTGAGAGCCAGAGTGTTGCCGGAGGCGATGAGGATGCTCTGGATGACTACCAAGAGCTGAATGCCCGTGAGGAGCAAGACATTGAAGGCATGATGGAGGTGTGCGAGTATGCCATCTCTAATGCAGAGGCCTTCGCTGAGAAACTCTCCAGGGAGCTACAGGTTCTGGATGGG GCCAACATCCAGTCCATCATGGCATCTGAGAAGCAGGTGAACATCCTGATGCAGCTGCTTGACGAGGCTCTTTCGGAGGTGGACACCATTGAGGGCAAGCTGAGCAGCTATGAGGAGATGCTGCAGAGCGTCAAGGAGCAGATGGACCAGATCTCCCAGAGCAACCGCCTCATCCAGATCAGCAACACCAACAACGGCAAGCTGCTGGACGAGATCCAGTTTCTGGTG AATTATATGGACCTGTCGAAGGGACACATCAGGGCCCTGCAGGATGGAGACTTGTCCTCCCCCAAAGGCATCGAGGCCTGTATCAACGCCTCTGAGGCACTACTGCAGTGCATGAACGTGGCACTCAGACCAGGTCATGAGAAACTGATGGCTGTGAAACAGCAGCAGCACCTGTTCACTGAGCTCAGAGATACCTTCGCCCGGCGCCTCACCAACCACCTCAACAACGTGTTCGTCCACCAG GGCCATGACCAGAGCTCCACGCTTTCCCAGCACACGGCAGAGCTGACCCTGCCTAAACACAGCCCACTGCACAGGGACCTGCTGAGATACGCCAAGCTCATGGAGTGGCTCAAGAACACCCAGAGAGAGAAGTACGACGGCCTGTCTAGG ACCTATGTTGATTACATGACCAGATTATATGAACGAGAAATCAAAGATTTCTTTGAGGTGGCGAAGATCAAAATGGCGGGCACAACCAAGGAGGGGAAGGGAAATAAATTTG GCCTGCATGGCAGCTCTGGGAAGCTGACGGGCTCCACCTCCAGTCTGAATAAGCTGGCAGTGCAGGGCTCCAACAGCAGGCGCTCCCAGTCCTCCTCTCTGCTGGACATGGGCAACATGTCTGCCTCAGACCTGGATGTGGCCGACAGGACAAAGTTTGACAAG ATCTTTGAGCAGGTTCTTAGTGAGCTGGAGCCTCTCTGTCTAGCAGAACAAGACTTCATCAGCAAGTTCTTCAAGCTACAGCAGCACCCCACCCTGGCTCAG GGAGAAATGGAGGAGTCGGATGGAGGGGTGTCCTCCAGACAGCCCCCTCCAGGGGAACACAGACACTCCATGTCATTGACTGA GAAGGACATGGTGCGATTGATGATGAACAAGATCTTCCAGAGCATTGAGACGGAACTCAACAGCCTCATCGCCCTGGGAGACAAGATTGACAGCTTCCACTCCCTGTACATGCTGGTGAAGATGAGTCACCACGTGTGGACGGCCCAGAACGTGGACCCCGCTTCCTACCTCAGCACCACCCTCGGCAATGTGCTGGTCACCGTCAAGAGAAACTTTGACAAGTGCATT TCTGGTCAGATCAGACAGATGGAGGAGGTGAAGATCTCTAAGAAGAGCAAGGTGGGCATCCTGCCCTTTGTCACTGGGTTCGAGGAGTTTGCTGAGCTGGCTGAAACCATCTTCCGTAATGCAGAGCGCAGAGGGGATCTGGACAAAGCATATGTCAAGCTTATCAGAGCCGTCTTTATGAATG TGGAGAAAGTGGCCAATGAGAGTCAGAAGACGCCCCGGGACGTGGTGATGATGGAGAACTTCCACCACATCTTCTCCACACAGTCCCGCCTGAAGATCTCATGCCTTGAGACAGAGAGGCGAGAGGCCAAACACAAGTACACAGACCACCTGCAGTCCTACGTCATCAACTCCCTGGGCCAGCCCCTGGAGAAACTCAAT CACTTCTTTGAGGGAGTGGAGGCGCGTGTGGCCCAGGGGGTGCGTGAGGAGGAGGTCAGCTACCAGCTGGCTTTCAATAAACAGGAGCTGCGTAAAGTTATCAAGGAGTACCCTGGCAAGGAGGTGAAGAAGGGCCTGGACAACCTGTACAAGAAGGTGGATAAGCACTTGTGTGAGGAGGAGAGCCTGTTACAG GTGGTGTGGCACTCCATGCAGGATGAGTTCATCCGTCAGTACAAACACTTTGAAGGCTTGATTGGCCGTTGCTACCCTGGGTCTGGAATCACCATGGAGTTTACCATTGGAGACATGTTGGAGTACTTCTCAAGCATTGCCCAGTCCCATTAA
- the LOC121540148 gene encoding exocyst complex component 1 isoform X4, whose protein sequence is MTAIKHALQRDIFTPNDERLLSIVNVCKAGKKKKNCFLCATVTTERPVQVRVVKVKKSDKGDFYKRQMAWELRDLAEVDAKDASKENPEFDLHFEKVYRWVASSTAEKNSFISCIWKLNQRYLRKKVEFVNVSAQLLEELPKAEESVPSGESQSVAGGDEDALDDYQELNAREEQDIEGMMEVCEYAISNAEAFAEKLSRELQVLDGANIQSIMASEKQVNILMQLLDEALSEVDTIEGKLSSYEEMLQSVKEQMDQISQSNRLIQISNTNNGKLLDEIQFLVNYMDLSKGHIRALQDGDLSSPKGIEACINASEALLQCMNVALRPGHEKLMAVKQQQHLFTELRDTFARRLTNHLNNVFVHQGHDQSSTLSQHTAELTLPKHSPLHRDLLRYAKLMEWLKNTQREKYDGLSRTYVDYMTRLYEREIKDFFEVAKIKMAGTTKEGKGNKFATLPRKESALKQETESLHGSSGKLTGSTSSLNKLAVQGSNSRRSQSSSLLDMGNMSASDLDVADRTKFDKIFEQVLSELEPLCLAEQDFISKFFKLQQHPTLAQGEMEESDGGVSSRQPPPGEHRHSMSLTEKDMVRLMMNKIFQSIETELNSLIALGDKIDSFHSLYMLVKMSHHVWTAQNVDPASYLSTTLGNVLVTVKRNFDKCISGQIRQMEEVKISKKSKVGILPFVTGFEEFAELAETIFRNAERRGDLDKAYVKLIRAVFMNVEKVANESQKTPRDVVMMENFHHIFSTQSRLKISCLETERREAKHKYTDHLQSYVINSLGQPLEKLNHFFEGVEARVAQGVREEEVSYQLAFNKQELRKVIKEYPGKEVKKGLDNLYKKVDKHLCEEESLLQVVWHSMQDEFIRQYKHFEGLIGRCYPGSGITMEFTIGDMLEYFSSIAQSH, encoded by the exons ATGACAGCCATCAAGCACGCCCTACAGAGGGACATCTTTACGCCCAATGATGAGCGTCTCCTCAGCATCGTCAACGTCTGCAAGGCAGGGAAAAAGAAGAAGAACTGCTTCCTGTGTGCCACGG TCACCACAGAGAGGCCGGTGCAGGTGAGAGTGGTAAAAGTGAAGAAGTCAGACAAAGGGGATTTCTACAAACGGCAGATGGCCTGGGAACTGAGGGATCTGGCTGAAGTGGATGCAAAAGATGCCAGCAAG GAGAACCCGGAGTTTGACCTCCATTTTGAGAAGGTGTATCGATGGGTGGCCAGCAGCACAGCTGAGAAGAATTCCTTCATCTCCTGCATTTGGAAGCTGAACCAGCGTTACCTACGGAAGAAGGTGGAGTTTGTGAATGTCAGTGCCCAGCTGCTGGAAG AGCTTCCTAAAGCGGAAG AGTCAGTCCCCAGTGGTGAGAGCCAGAGTGTTGCCGGAGGCGATGAGGATGCTCTGGATGACTACCAAGAGCTGAATGCCCGTGAGGAGCAAGACATTGAAGGCATGATGGAGGTGTGCGAGTATGCCATCTCTAATGCAGAGGCCTTCGCTGAGAAACTCTCCAGGGAGCTACAGGTTCTGGATGGG GCCAACATCCAGTCCATCATGGCATCTGAGAAGCAGGTGAACATCCTGATGCAGCTGCTTGACGAGGCTCTTTCGGAGGTGGACACCATTGAGGGCAAGCTGAGCAGCTATGAGGAGATGCTGCAGAGCGTCAAGGAGCAGATGGACCAGATCTCCCAGAGCAACCGCCTCATCCAGATCAGCAACACCAACAACGGCAAGCTGCTGGACGAGATCCAGTTTCTGGTG AATTATATGGACCTGTCGAAGGGACACATCAGGGCCCTGCAGGATGGAGACTTGTCCTCCCCCAAAGGCATCGAGGCCTGTATCAACGCCTCTGAGGCACTACTGCAGTGCATGAACGTGGCACTCAGACCAGGTCATGAGAAACTGATGGCTGTGAAACAGCAGCAGCACCTGTTCACTGAGCTCAGAGATACCTTCGCCCGGCGCCTCACCAACCACCTCAACAACGTGTTCGTCCACCAG GGCCATGACCAGAGCTCCACGCTTTCCCAGCACACGGCAGAGCTGACCCTGCCTAAACACAGCCCACTGCACAGGGACCTGCTGAGATACGCCAAGCTCATGGAGTGGCTCAAGAACACCCAGAGAGAGAAGTACGACGGCCTGTCTAGG ACCTATGTTGATTACATGACCAGATTATATGAACGAGAAATCAAAGATTTCTTTGAGGTGGCGAAGATCAAAATGGCGGGCACAACCAAGGAGGGGAAGGGAAATAAATTTG CCACGCTTCCACGGAAAGAGAGTGCTCTCAAACAGGAAACGGAAA GCCTGCATGGCAGCTCTGGGAAGCTGACGGGCTCCACCTCCAGTCTGAATAAGCTGGCAGTGCAGGGCTCCAACAGCAGGCGCTCCCAGTCCTCCTCTCTGCTGGACATGGGCAACATGTCTGCCTCAGACCTGGATGTGGCCGACAGGACAAAGTTTGACAAG ATCTTTGAGCAGGTTCTTAGTGAGCTGGAGCCTCTCTGTCTAGCAGAACAAGACTTCATCAGCAAGTTCTTCAAGCTACAGCAGCACCCCACCCTGGCTCAG GGAGAAATGGAGGAGTCGGATGGAGGGGTGTCCTCCAGACAGCCCCCTCCAGGGGAACACAGACACTCCATGTCATTGACTGA GAAGGACATGGTGCGATTGATGATGAACAAGATCTTCCAGAGCATTGAGACGGAACTCAACAGCCTCATCGCCCTGGGAGACAAGATTGACAGCTTCCACTCCCTGTACATGCTGGTGAAGATGAGTCACCACGTGTGGACGGCCCAGAACGTGGACCCCGCTTCCTACCTCAGCACCACCCTCGGCAATGTGCTGGTCACCGTCAAGAGAAACTTTGACAAGTGCATT TCTGGTCAGATCAGACAGATGGAGGAGGTGAAGATCTCTAAGAAGAGCAAGGTGGGCATCCTGCCCTTTGTCACTGGGTTCGAGGAGTTTGCTGAGCTGGCTGAAACCATCTTCCGTAATGCAGAGCGCAGAGGGGATCTGGACAAAGCATATGTCAAGCTTATCAGAGCCGTCTTTATGAATG TGGAGAAAGTGGCCAATGAGAGTCAGAAGACGCCCCGGGACGTGGTGATGATGGAGAACTTCCACCACATCTTCTCCACACAGTCCCGCCTGAAGATCTCATGCCTTGAGACAGAGAGGCGAGAGGCCAAACACAAGTACACAGACCACCTGCAGTCCTACGTCATCAACTCCCTGGGCCAGCCCCTGGAGAAACTCAAT CACTTCTTTGAGGGAGTGGAGGCGCGTGTGGCCCAGGGGGTGCGTGAGGAGGAGGTCAGCTACCAGCTGGCTTTCAATAAACAGGAGCTGCGTAAAGTTATCAAGGAGTACCCTGGCAAGGAGGTGAAGAAGGGCCTGGACAACCTGTACAAGAAGGTGGATAAGCACTTGTGTGAGGAGGAGAGCCTGTTACAG GTGGTGTGGCACTCCATGCAGGATGAGTTCATCCGTCAGTACAAACACTTTGAAGGCTTGATTGGCCGTTGCTACCCTGGGTCTGGAATCACCATGGAGTTTACCATTGGAGACATGTTGGAGTACTTCTCAAGCATTGCCCAGTCCCATTAA